One Argiope bruennichi chromosome 5, qqArgBrue1.1, whole genome shotgun sequence DNA segment encodes these proteins:
- the LOC129969532 gene encoding uncharacterized protein LOC129969532 — protein MAAIWMATKFFLSYRSNIGIDRQYNMAYIHVILLDKGTTSTTSSVAFCSMHLIVHPKYAGCEEVFLTGDVEGDETIQGRSILLSDNSWPLMLLFRLKSMSSPSIIRFSRSKNVFTRKQFFIRGGYSLQMSSKYMEFKGMI, from the exons ATGGCAGCTATCTGGATGGCCacgaaattttttctttcgtACAGAAGTAATATCG gCATTGACAGACAGTACAACATGGCCTATATCCATGTCATTTTGCTTGATAAAGGCACTACGTCAACCACCAGTAGTGTTGCTTTCTGTTCCATGCACTTGATTGTCCACCCCAAATATGCTGGATGCGAGGAAGTATTCCTTACAGGTGATGTTGAAGGTGATGAGACAATTCAAGGGCGCA GTATTCTTCTGTCAGACAACTCATGGCCGTTGATGCTACTTTTCCGGTTAAAAAGTATGTCATCACCATCGATAATACGCTTTTCAAGGTCCAAAAACGTCTTCACTAGAAAGCAGTTCTTTATACGGGGAGGATATTCCCTTCAGATGAGTTCGAAGTACATGGAATTCAAAGGCATG ATCTAA